A stretch of Phoenix dactylifera cultivar Barhee BC4 chromosome 16, palm_55x_up_171113_PBpolish2nd_filt_p, whole genome shotgun sequence DNA encodes these proteins:
- the LOC103703672 gene encoding hydroxyproline O-galactosyltransferase GALT2, giving the protein MKRSKSVEALGGRRWKLSHALLAAAVLYLLFISFKFRHFLEMATVLSGDRSFAGGDVGQHFLGSIYHGDAFHRKLEDARSRDTPQMPHNDPLVLRAGPLRPFRRHYGRITGEMLRRYGRRWNRTRSGNFSDLEKTAHEAWALGLKAWEEVEKNKAGAKLNSTTVLEGKPESCPSSVLMSRAEVGPDAERMMFLPCGLAVGSSITVIGTPHVAHEEFVPQLARLRQGDGRVMVSQFMMELQGLKAVEGEDPPKILHVNPRLKGDWSRRPVIEHNTCYRMQWGKAMRCDGLPSEGSEESVDGFNKCEKWERGDTVDLKESKTTSWLKRFIGRAKKPEMTWPFPFVEGRMFVLTLRAGVEGYHINVGGRHVTSFPYRTGFTLEDATGLAIKGNVDIHSVYATSLPKSHPSFSLQHVLEMSEKWKTPSLPENPVDLFIGVLSATNHFAERMAIRKTWMQYPAVQSSNVVARFFVALSPRKEVNAVLKKEAEYFGDVVILPFMDRYELVVLKTIAICEFGVHNLTAEYIMKSDDDTFIRVDVVLKEIESIAQNKSLYMGNLNLLHRPLRSGKWAVTYEEWPEEIYPPYANGPGYIISGDIAKFIMSQHANQSLRLFKMEDVSMGMWVEEFNATTTVQYSHSWKFCQYGCMENYYTAHYQSPRQMICLWDKLSRGRAQCCNFR; this is encoded by the exons aTGAAGAGGTCCAAGAGCGTGGAAGCCCTCGGGGGTCGGCGGTGGAAGCTCTCGCACGCCCTGCTCGCCGCCGCTGTGCTCTACCTGCTCTTCATCTCGTTCAAGTTCCGCCACTTCCTGGAGATGGCCACCGTGCTCAGCGGCGACCGCAGCTTCGCCGGCGGTGACGTCGGCCAGCATTTCTTGGGATCTATCTACCATGGGGATGCTTTCCACCGGAAGCTGGAGGACGCTCGGAGCCGCGATACGCCGCAGATGCCCCACAACGACCCGCTGGTGCTCCGCGCCGGCCCGCTCCGGCCTTTCCGCCGGCATTACGGCCGGATCACCGGCGAGATGCTGCGGCGGTACGGGCGGAGATGGAACCGGACGCGGAGCGGGAACTTCTCCGATCTGGAGAAGACGGCGCATGAGGCCTGGGCCCTGGGGCTCAAGGCTTGGGAGGAGGTGGAGAAAAACAAGGCTGGGGCGAAGTTGAACTCCACCACGGTGCTCGAGGGAAAGCCCGAGTCGTGCCCGTCCTCGGTGTTGATGAGCCGGGCCGAAGTGGGGCCCGACGCGGAGCGGATGATGTTCCTTCCGTGCGGGCTCGCGGTTGGCTCGTCGATCACTGTGATCGGGACGCCGCATGTTGCGCACGAGGAGTTTGTGCCCCAACTTGCGAGGCTCCGGCAGGGGGATGGTAGGGTGATGGTGTCGCAGTTCATGATGGAGCTGCAGGGGCTCAAGGCAGTGGAGGGTGAAGACCCGCCCAAGATCTTGCATGTGAACCCGAGGCTGAAGGGGGATTGGAGCCGAAGGCCAGTCATCGAGCATAACACCTGTTATCGGATGCAATGGGGTAAGGCAATGCGGTGTGATGGGTTACCGTCTGAGGGCAGTGAGGAATCTG ttGATGGATTCAACAAATGTGAGAAATGGGAACGTGGCGATACTGTTGACTTGAAGGAATCTAAAACAACTTCATGGTTGAAACGGTTCATAGGTCGTGCAAAGAAGCCAGAAATGACATGGCCATTTCCATTTGTAGAGGGCAGAATGTTTGTTTTGACACTTCGAGCTGGTGTTGAAGGATATCACATTAATGTAGGGGGGCGGCATGTGACTTCATTCCCATACCGCACG GGATTTACTCTTGAAGATGCAACTGGTTTGGCAATTAAGGGAAATGTGGACATACATTCAGTATATGCTACTTCTCTTCCAAAATCACATCCCAGTTTTTCACTTCAGCATGTTTTGGAAATGTCGGAGAAATGGAAAACCCCTTCTCTACCAGAAAACCCAGTTGATCTTTTCATTGGTGTCCTATCTGCAACAAATCATTTTGCTGAACGGATGGCTATCAGGAAAACCTGGATGCAGTATCCTGCTGTCCAGTCATCAAATGTAGTTGCCCGTTTCTTTGTTGCTCTG AGTCCAAGGAAGGAGGTAAATGCAGTGCTGAAGAAGGAAGCTGAATATTTTGGAGACGTCGTGATTTTGCCATTCATGGACCGTTATGAGTTAGTTGTTCTTAAAACAATTGCAATTTGTGAATTTGGG GTCCACAACTTGACTGCAGAATATATTATGAAATCTGATGATGACACATTTATCAGGGTGGATGTCgtattgaaagaaattgagagcATTGCTCAGAATAAATCTCTATATATGGGTAATCTGAATCTTTTACATAGGCCACTCAGAAGTGGAAAATGGGCAGTTACATATGAG GAGTGGCCAGAAGAGATATACCCACCATATGCCAACGGACCTGGTTACATAATTTCAGGTGACATTGCAAAGTTTATCATGTCTCAGCATGCCAATCAAAGCTTAAGA TTGTTCAAAATGGAAGATGTAAGCATGGGAATGTGGGTTGAAGAGTTTAATGCTACCACAACCGTTCAGTATTCTCACAGTTGGAAGTTCTGTCAGTATGGGTGCATGGAGAACTATTACACTGCACATTACCAGTCTCCAAGGCAAATGATTTGTCTGTGGGACAAATTATCGAGGGGTCGAGCCCAATGCTGTAACTTTAGATAA
- the LOC103703717 gene encoding protein BREAST CANCER SUSCEPTIBILITY 1 homolog: MADLGHLEKMGRELKCPICWSLLSSAVSLPCNHVFCNSCILKSMKSMSGCPVCKVPFHHREVRPAPHMDNLVSIYKSMEAAAGTNNFSTQLAPSAKNSDGLARRDDNKNSGSAETAVAHRGKSKRKGLSKKMQKENEKSDARNSDCRPSKMPSFPGKKRIHVTPYPVSETPVRPEKISKLGDSSIELKDNKEMNKNEELAMEDQGDPLFSPFFWLREEEEEDNETAEKLSSQQTADTPPPHNVPCFSDIKDSDHESPVKMTPTSKPNAAIAFDSEMFEWTQRACSPELCSTSIKELTEGRHRLDGIQDKECRNDLEIGIESRDGVPHKNVGIGIAETRKRTLKNRRNNSKPQKRHAVSSLSRTRCKVYNNANKEIPTDSEEVAQDSSQENEETDKRSPTSGRKILKQCNNPASHYQTKHLKFSTDQVYDSATTEASEKHLTIYTRSKYKNEEKGDPGIVGKASKRDKESTIKSQRKCTKKLIDGSVECIKKAIGDSVAKIHEELPANFINEAKAKNQNCKEKSLEHDKGSGNGHPRKGKKNEEKQLGESNAQRRMKNQTSDLAATKDAVQIPPMNMALGETNKAVIYLHEESESLAIKNSTKIRCRTLGDSILRKCENNHIQIQCAFCQSTNDTEDSGEMMHYFNGKPVTADFNGGVTVIHSHKNCTEWAPDVYFEDDMAINLAAEVTRSRRIKCSCCGIKGAALGCFEKSCRKSFHFTCAKLIPECRWDSENFVMLCPLHSSAKLPIETSEPQKQIRKRSDQKGVSQISSRSKPGSDMSQMWTWPSGLPCKWVICCSALSDAEKVIVSEFTKMTGVPITKTWRPTVTHVIASTDKNGACKRTIKFLMAILDGKWILSIDWIKACMESREPVDEEKYEITVDVHGIGRGPQLGRLRAINKQPKLFAGISFYFSGDYTPSYKGYLQDLVIKAGGTILQRKPISRDQEKLLDNSLPSTIFIIYSLEHPEKKRCNDYALVFNRRRAEAQALADASGGKVATNTWIIDSIAACKLQPLT; encoded by the exons ATGGATTGGCCAGACGCGATGATAACAAAAATTCTGGTTCAGCAGAAACTGCTGTGGCACATCGAGGCAAATCAAAGAGAAAAGGATTATCCAAGAAAATGcaaaaagaaaatgagaaatCTGATGCCAGGAATTCTGATTGTCGTCCatcaaaaatgccttctttccCTGGCAAGAAACGGATACATGTTACGCCATACCCTGTCTCAGAGACTCCAGTGCGTCCTGAAAAGATTTCTAAATTAGGAGATTCAAGCATTGAGTTGAAAGATAATAAGGAAATGAATAAAAATGAGGAACTAGCTATGGAGGACCAGGGGGATCCTTTGTTTTCACCTTTCTTTTGgctgagagaagaagaggaagaagataatgaaACTGCAGAGAAACTAAGCAGTCAGCAGACGGCAGATACACCTCCACCCCATAATGTTCCTTGTTTTAGTGACATCAAAGACTCTGACCATGAATCTCCCGTTAAAATGACCCCAACT AGCAAACCCAATGCTGCAATAGCTTTTGACAGTGAAATGTTCGAGTGGACCCAAAGAGCCTGCTCTCCAGAACTATGTTCAACATCAATTAAAGAGCTG ACTGAAGGTAGGCATAGGCTTGATGGAATCCAAGACAAAGAATGTAGGAATGACTTGGAGatcgggattgaatcaagagatgGAGTCCCCCACAAAAATGTTGGAATTGGAATTGCTGAAACCAGAAAAAGAACCCTTAAGAACAGAAGAAATAACAGTAAACCTCAGAAAAGACATGCGGTATCATCTCTTTCAAGAACCAGATGCAAGGTCTACAACAATGCCAACAAAGAAATTCCTACTGATTCTGAGGAAGTAGCTCAAGATTCAAGCCAGGAAAATGAGGAAACTGATAAAAGGAGTCCAACTTCTGGAAGGAAAATACTGAAACAGTGCAACAATCCTGCTAGCCATTACCAAACAAAACATCTAAAATTTTCAACAGACCAGGTTTATGATTCCGCCACAACTGAAGCATCTGAAAAGCATCTGACTATATATACTAGGTCAAAGTATAAGAATGAAGAGAAGGGAGATCCAGGTATAGTAGGTAAAGCCAGCAAAAGGGACAAGGAGTCCACCATCAAGTCACAGAGAAAGTGCACAAAGAAATTGATAGATGGTTCTGTGGAGTGCATAAAGAAAGCAATAGGTGATTCTGTAGCTAAGATACATGAGGAACTACCCGCCAATTTTATCAATGAAGCAAAAGCTAAAAATCAAAATTGTAAGGAAAAGAGTCTAGAACATGACAAAGGCTCTGGCAATGGTCACCccagaaaaggaaagaagaatgaGGAAAAGCAGTTAGGAGAGTCAAATGCACAAAGAAGGATGAAAAATCAGACTTCTGACTTAGCTGCCACAAAGGATGCTGTCCAAATTCCTCCAATGAACATGGCTTTGGGTGAAACAAATAAAGCTGTCATTTATCTCCATGAGGAATCCGAGAGcttggctatcaaaaattcAACAAAGATTAGGTGCCGCACTCTCGGGGATAGTATTTTGAGGAAATGTGAAAACAATCATATTCAGATTCAATGTGCTTTCTGTCAGTCTACAAATGATACAGAG GATTCTGGGGAAATGATGCATTATTTCAATGGCAAGCCTGTAACTGCAGATTTTAATGGCGGTGTCACTGTAATACATTCTCACAAGAATTGCACAGAATG GGCCCCTGATgtatactttgaagatgatATGGCCATCAACCTTGCAGCAGAGGTAACAAGAAGTAGAAGGATAAAATGCAGTTGTTGTGGCATCAAAGGGGCTGCTCTTGGATGCTTCGAGAAAAGTTGTCGCAAGAGCTTCCACTTCACTTGTGCTAAATTGATTCCAGAATGCCGATGGGACAGT GAAAATTTTGTGATGCTGTGCCCCCTTCATTCATCGGCCAAACTGCCAATCGAAACTTCTGAGCCCCAGAAGCAAATCAGAAAGAGATCTGATCAGAAAGG AGTATCTCAAATTTCATCAAGAAGTAAACCTGGTAGCGACATGAGCCAGATGTGGACATGGCCTTCTGGATTACCTTGCAAGTGGGTCATCTGTTGCTCTGCTCTTTCTGATGCAGAGAAG GTTATTGTCTCTGAATTCACAAAGATGACTGGTGTACCCATCACTAAAACTTGGAGACCAACAGTCACTCATGTCATTGCATCAACTGATAAGAATGGGGCATGCAAAAGAACTATTAAGTTCCTGATGGCCATCCTCGATGGAAAATGGATCTTATCAATTGATT GGATCAAAGCATGCATGGAGTCTAGGGAACCTGTTGATGAGGAGAAATATGAGATTACAGTTGATGTGCATGGAATAGGCAGGGGCCCCCAATTGGGAAGACTGAGGGCAATTAATAAG CAACCAAAGCTCTTCGCTGGAATCAGCTTTTATTTCAGTGGAGACTACACACCATCTTATAAAGGCTATCTGCAAGATCTCGTCATCAAGGCAGGAGGGACAATTCTGCAAAGGAAGCCCATTTCAAGAGACCAAGAAAAATTGTTGGATAACTCCTTGCCTTCCACAATCTTCATAATCTACAGCCTTGAGCATCCAGAGAAAAAGAGATGCAATGATTATGCTTTGGTTTTTAACCGTAGGCGAGCGGAAGCCCAGGCGCTTGCTGATGCTTCTGGAGGCAAAGTGGCAACCAATACATGGATCATAGACTCCATTGCTGCTTGCAAACTGCAACCTCTCACTTGA